The following DNA comes from Melospiza georgiana isolate bMelGeo1 chromosome 10, bMelGeo1.pri, whole genome shotgun sequence.
CCCACGCTGCTTCAGCAAGAGTGGAAACTAAAGAACAAATAAGAAGCAGCTGCTAAAATCCACCTGCTCGTGCTGCTCACAGCAAACCTTTGATGTTTCCAGCCAGAACACCCTGCTGGAATCCCAGCATCCTCCTTAGGAGTGATTTTATTGTAGGACTTTCACACCTTATCTCCCATGAAACTTTAATTTTATTGATCCAAAGAGTTTGCACTTCCTAAAGGCACTAAAGATGGTTCTGCCCATGTGGAATttcagcccctctgctgctgaTCACCTCAGGAGTTTTTAGAAGCTTTCTAAGATAATTTCTTGCTCCTTGTTCCTGTCATTGTTTTGCACTCCAACAGCAGCACTTTGCTTCATTTCCAGCCACGTGTAATTGCAGTTCttatctctgctctccatcacCTGACCTGAAAATCCTGCTTGGAGAATGAACCTGTCAGCACTTCCTGGCCGTGCATCCCACAGGACATTTCCATGTGCAGGGTTGCTCAGAGCAGGGGGGagtttccagcagctctgtttgcTTTTCCAGAGCTGACCTGAAATCCCTCTGTCCTGCCTGGCTGGAAGTTTCTGCTTCggttccctgcccagctgaaaCTGCTTCATGCAACAGTTGAGTTCCAGTTTCTCTGAGACAGGAAactcctccttcctctgctgctggcattCCCAGTGCACAGCAGAGATATTACattaaatagatttttcttAGATATTTTTCCAGGTGTTTTTTCCAGGGATCAAGGTGTGAAGCACCACTCTCAGCAGGGTGTGCAAACAGCACCAAATATTTCACAGCTTCAGGAGTTTCCTTCCATCTCACAGACCTCACTGACAGAGGTGAGTTTAAAATTGGCTTTCAAGGCTTTTCAATCCTTGTTGGGGATTGTGCAATTTGAGTATTCAACTTCCTAAAATGAAAGCATCATccaaaatgctttcattttagGAAGATTTGAGTATTTCAATTGCACAAAATCCCTTCAGTTTCTTGCTTTACCATcaggctttgcttttgtttggaaCTGAAACCCTGACAAGttttaaacttcattttctgATTTGGCTTAACCAGGTTCCCATCTTGTATTGAGGAGGAAATGGAGATTCCGACAGCAACGAGATTCTTTGTTCCATGATTGTGTCCTGGAATGAGCTCCAGGAAACTTTCCCAAATCCCCCTGGATCTCCAATTCCCCCACTCCTTtcacctgctctgggtgcaggaACAGTGACACCAGGTGGACTCTCACGTTCAGCACATCCCGATTTTTCCATGGATTCTCCTGCAGGAGAACGGGGAAGAAATGGGATTGGATCCATCTCTGTCAGTCCCAGGGTGGAAATGGAGCCAGACTCTTCCCATTGGCATTTCAGAGAAATGATTCCAAATCCCAACAATCCAACAGAATTTGGATCGTGCCCTTGTCCAGCTTTTTGTGGGAAACTCCCTGACACAACATTCCTCTGGAATTCCCTATTTTAAGCTGCTTCCAGTGAAATAACACTGATTTTGTTAAGTCCCCACCAGATCAGTGTCTCAATTCCTCAGCTTGCAAGCTCCCAAAATTGGcccaggagctgtccctggagGGCAGCCACGCTCAGGCACCTGGCCTGAGGTTAGAAGTGTTTCCCATCAATATTTCACCTCAGCAATTTCCATCTGGGAAAATCTGGGAGCCCTGGAGTTACATCAGGCCATCCACtaacagatttttaaagcaGTTAAAAGTGAAATCATCACCTTAAGCTTTTCATCATCAACATACAAGACTTTTATctagggaaaaataaataaaaaatgagtgTTTGCCCATTCCAATCTCccttttctgttcattttccCCCTCAGTTATCCAGCTTTAGTGCTGTAAGCTCTGACttacaaaacacattttttcaccattttctcTGAGCAAAACATAATTCCAACATTCTGCACAGCTTCTCCCATGACTTCCAACTCAAAATCCATCAACATCTGGGTGGAAATGCATCATTGAGCAGGTCTGGTTAAAACCCTGAAGGATTTCTGTTGTATAAAAGGAGTTTTTTGTGGCTTAAGTCAGAGATTTTcaggaagagctgcagggacagtggcagCTTTTATCCAAGACAATGAATACTTTGTTAACTTAAAATATTGGTGAATATTTAATTTGTTGGGCACTTCCTAAACCCCTCTGAGCTCCCAAAGGGGCACCGGAAGCTTGGGAACCTACAGAGACCCAGCTTTGGTtgtggggagctgctccagccaaaatcccacaaatccAGGCAATGCTTGCATCCAAGGCCTCAGCAGCACAAAATCTTCTGATAAAAGATCCATGGAAGCTTTTCCAGGaaggggggaaaggaagagggaaatCTCCAGGGATAACCAGCGCAGCAAATATCCAGCATTCCTGGGAGAGTCCAGCAAGGAAaacagggaggaggaaaaggataGATGGAAACAGCACAGTTTAAACTCAGATTTTATTACCCCCCCAACACCTGCCACCAACAGGGAGTTCATTATTCTGTCCTCTTTGGACTTGCAGAGGATAACTGGATTTGAAAATGAACTAAAAAATGATGAATCAAAACATCTCAAGAGGTTTTTAATCCTTTATAGCTGGTTTATTAATTGATTGCTGTGCATGTTGCTTTAATCCACTGATCCAGACATGGGATACAGTTCAACACTCATCACACACTCCACAGGATTTTCCAATCTTCCTGATCAAGGGCTTTGCAGGGAAGTTTTCTTTGTGTAAGGGAACAGAAATTAGTCTTGAGCTTCCCTAAATATGGATATATGGAATAATCTACAGGTATCATAAAAGGCTTCAAACCACTGTGccaaaaatggggaaaacctTCCCCATGTGAGAAATTAAAGCTGTAACAGTAGGTAGGGACTCTACCTAAAATCCAGGGAACTGCAATAAAATCTCTCCCTCTGGACatctttccttattttctccACTGCAGAAACTGCATGGAAAGATCCCTCAGGGATGGGAGGAACTTGTGGAATTTATATTGCAACGCTTCCACCAGAAATTGAGCTTGAATTGCTGATTCTCTGGGATATCATCCATAAAATATGAATTCCAGGCCATTATTTTGGGGTGCATGGGAGTTTTGTCACTTTTCCTGGCCCTGTGATGGTTAATGATGGTCTGGGGAGTTTTTGCTCCCCAGGGAATATTTATTGGCTGTAAGGCACTGTCCTCACTCTGTCAGCATttctgctccctcccctcctgtggCGTCCTGGGAAATGTGGAGATCTTCCAGCATCTCAGCCAGGCTGATCCGTGGAGCTCCATCATCATCTGTGTCACTCTCCACTGGAATATCTGCATCTAACAACACACagaaaccccccaaaaatcagttaagcaaagaaaacaaacatcaaaCCACCAGAGCAACACCAAGGGAAAATGGGGGtaaaaaatcaaaccaacaacaccaaaacaaccaacaaaccacaaaacaaaaaactcctcAGTCCcctcatggaaaaaaattgaattctGTATCAAATCCTTCCCCCAGCAGAGATTTTGGGTGCAGGAGAAAAGTTCTCTTTCACTTAAaggcaaggaaacaaaacccatcAGGTGAAACACATCTGTGAAATACTTTGCAACATTTCTCCAGGCACGAAGAGTTTGGAGAATGTAAATAGAGAATTCCAGTAAAGTTGTTTTGCCTCAAACACGATTTAAACATGATTTAATTACACCCAGTGAGGGAGTTAGAAAGGCCTTACTTCTGTAAATGTTGACATTTTTCCTGATGGTCTCATCCTCTTCCAGATCTTCAAGGAAGTCCTGGTATTGTCTGTAAAAGATGTGGGATGTATTTACTCCCTGTTCCTTTGGATTTATGGAAATTCATTCAAAGTGaaatcacagaaacaaaaccccagagcatccccacaTTTCCAACTCACCGCTGATTTACCCTCACCTATTACTTCCCAAATCAATTATctctcattttccctttttccctctcagctggAGGTTATTCAGAGGCTGCTTTGTCACTGAACAAGGAGAGCAGATACTGAACCTTTCATCATCTGTGTCTGAggcctccctgtccctctccagctccttcagTTTCCAGTTCCTGCGGCGCTGCCGCTTGCAGCGGTCGAAGCTCTTCTTGATCAGCAcctgcagggaaaagcagctcctTTTTCCAcctcccaaaaccccaaatcagcTCCCAAATCCCCATCTGGGCATCCAGAACCAGCTGGGCTGCCACTCAGCAGTGTTATATTGAATTTACAGGGAGTTTGTTGGTTCAAATATGTCCAAACACTTGGGGAATGGTCCTGAAGGGACAGGCACACACTGGAGTTATTATTCAGCGCCCAGGGATTGGTAATTGGAATAAAACCAACAATTAATGTATTAGCTAACCATGGTAATTGGAAAAAGACCCAAACAATAAATGTGTTATTTAACCATCACTCAAATATTTAAGGAAATAATCCTTCAAAATCAGATGCTGCTCAAATGTCACTGTTAATATCCTCTCTTCCTTCAGGCACTGCTCACTATGAAATCACACTCCCTCCTAGCCTGGGTAATGGAGGAACTTTGGACAGAGAAAGGGATTTTCTTACCACgtcagggatgtgctgggggtTCATCTTGTTGGCAAATTCATCATTTAGGTTGCAGTTGGCCAAGTCAAAGCTAAAGCAGAAATACGGTTTTATTCTTCTTTATAAAAACCCTGACCTCAGTCTATCGTGTTTGTGCTaaagggcagcacagggcaagGTGCAGCTCCCAAGGAACAGGAATATTTCCAGAGGAagggaaacaaataaaaatccacattaaTGTGCAGCTCTCCTAAGtctgagcagctgcagttcccaaatcctgctctgtTGGCACTTTCCAGTCTCTGGAATCCAAACTGCAACATCcactgaggtgctgctgggctcaCAACATTCATGTTTAAACCTTTCTAAGCATCACCTAATTTGCCTAATCTTACAAATAATTCACATTTGTTATCACTGTATATGATATTCATTAGCAAACAAATAATTAATTGGTGTTTTAAAAATCATTGCCATTTATTTGTGGCTAAGTTGTGACTCCAAGCTGCACTCTGAAGGCAATCAGCTCTCTTATTTCTTACAATTCTTACATGGAAACTCCTTCTAGAAAAGAGATTTCCTGGATTAGGACCAGGAAATTCCCCACCttttgctgctttcattttGAAATCAGAGCAGTTCAACACTTTCTGATAGCACATGAATTCAGTCATTAAATAATCATTTAATAAAAGTTCAGAAAAGAAGAACAGACCCCAAGACCAGGTCGCCAGGGTTCAGGATGTGCCCCAGGTGAGTGCAGCAGAAATATTGGTGATCTGTGTCCAGCTCTGAGGTTTTCCTGACCCAGGCTTCAGCCAGAGTGTGCTGTGggaatggaaaataaaacattccttAACCAAACCCAGCTTAACCCCAACATCTGCACTGATTTAAACTCCACTTGTCATTAAACTTGTGTTTCTGCATCACATCCAATGTATCCCTTGCTACTCCTCATTTCTCATTCCATAAAAGTAACGAAATGGACATGGCAACTTCCAGGAATTCCCAAAGGCTGTTTCTATAAAGAAACACCTATTTTAGCTTTTAACTGAGAAGATCCATTAATTCTAATTAGAAAGAAATGCTTTAACAAGACCAATTCAGTCATGAAAGCTGCAAAGTTAATATTTCAACACCCAGTAACAAGCAGAGTTTAAACTCTGCAAGCAGAATTCCTGGGAGTGGAATTcacctcctgcctgtgccattTCCAAACCAAATGGTCCCAAGGAAAGTTTCTGCCAGTGGTGACACCCAGAACAGCCCAGACTGTGCCAGGCACACCCAGCCCACGAGTTCAGCTGAGCAGGAGGCCCAAAACACgaattaaacagagaaactcACCTTGTTTGAGcgagcccctgccccagcaccttTTCTCTTCTCATGGACCCTGCTGATGTCCATGATGATGAACTCCTCCAGCTGCTTGGGGTGGAACAGGCTGTTGAAGGGGTGGCGCCAGTAGGTGTTGCCATCGATTTCAGCAACTGCAAAATGATCAGGGAGAGAATTTCTTGTgaaaaaacaaccattaactAAAATGCAGGCAACTGCCAGACACAATCTGTTCATCTCTGTAAGTAATTTAGGACATGACCCAcattgctgcaggagcagctgatcTGTGGCAGACTTTGCTCAAAGGAATTTATTCCTGGATCCATCCTTTCAGAGGGATTCTGCTGCCCaagctccccagcacacagcaagCAAAGCACAGAATTTCTGGTACTGAAGTGCCTGAAAATTTAATCCAGATGCCATGTAACTGTAGGGGAATAAAGGTGACACAGGTGAATGTTGAGAACATCCAGGAGCTCAAACTGAGCCTGCACATTCTGCCCAGGGGATCAAGCTTGGGGAACTCTCAGCTCACTATGAAATTTCTACTGCACATTCTGCCCAGGATCCCATGGGAACCAAGCCATGTAATTGTAGAGGAATAAAGGTGACAGAGGTAAATATTTAGAACATCCAGGAGCTCAAACTGAGCCTGCACATTCTGCCCAGGGGATCAAGCTTGGAGAACTCTCCGCTCACTACGAAATTTCTACTGTACAGATCAATTTAACAATATTAAGGTCCAAAGATCCAGGATTTTATGGAAACAAAGCCACAGTAATTGTGCCAGCAGaaccatcagggctggggaaaagcccaaACTCACTCTGCAGAGTCCTGGGGTCGATGAGGTGGATGGTGCTGGTCACCCTGATGCACACACAGATCTGGCTCATGTTCCCCAGGCTCTGGGCCAGCTTGGGTGACAGACACACAACATTGTCCTGCAAACCAACACAACCAATTGACATTCCCATTTCCTCTGTTTCTTACCAAATCTtctgaaacaaaattttaaacttttgtggttttatttttctagcCCACTAACTTCAGCATTTCCTGTGTGGATCCCTCCCTaaccccccaaaccctgcaACCTCCAAACCCCAACTCTGCCCACAACACCCCAAAGGTGAAGCAGAGGAAGCTCACCTTGCATATGGGAACAATTTCCACAGAGAAAGTGCTTTTGTAGTTGTAGACATTACTGTGAATGTCGTGGGAGATCAAACGTTGGGATGATTTGGATctgtaaaacacaaaaataaagtttCAGGAAACAAGAGACATCACCTGGAACAGGAGATCCTTGGAACAAAGTGTCTGcatcaaaaatacaaatattgaGGAAGTAGAGGTTAATTTTACCATGGTTAAGTGGAAAATATGGGACTTTTGTAGAAGGGATTTTGTCTGTTTGgattaaaatacagattttgtaCACTTGCacttaaaaattcttttaaaaggaaGGATTTAAGACAGTTCCCCACAGTTCTGAGTGCTCAAGGCAATGGACAGGGGAGCTGTACCTGGATGGAACTGTGCACTGAAGGAAGTCCACCATCTTCTGGGCATGTTGCTTGGAAGAGTAATAGAAATCCAGGCCATCTGAAAAGCAAGGAAACCAATCTATTTCTATTCTATTTCATCAAATATAATTCATAAGCTTTTCTCTGCACAGCTTCCAGCACACAAACATGAAAACATCCATCACAAATCCAGGTTATTCTGCCTCCAGAGCCACTCACCATGGATTTCTTTGATCCTTAGTGTGTTTTGATGGAGCCTGTGCTTCAAAATCAGCTGCTCCAAATAGTAAAAAGTCTTCTTGTGCACAGTCTAAagccaaacaaacacaaaagcaCCAAGGTTGTTTAAGAAGCATCAAGTACAAAGCAGGATCTCTGAAGaataaacatttatttgaaGAGATCACCTAGAGAAAGAACATCCaactaaacaaaaatatttcagattgcTCTACTTATACCAAATTATTTAAAGcttccatttctcatttttgtgTAACTGGTTGCTACAGAGATCTATTTCCTTTAAAGAAGAATTAAATATTTGCCCCACTGTTCCCAAACTGCCTTAAAATACAGGAGAGCATTAGTTATCCACACAAGATCCTCCTGCCAGCATCATTTTAAAGAATATTAATACTGGACAGCAAAAAGTTTTTCTAAACTGAGTTAGAAAAAATTCAACAACCTTGAACACAAACCATATCCCTGTGGCTAAATCTGAGTACATTTTTGTCTGAGAAACCCAGAAAATCACCCAATTCTTTGCCTGATTGTTCTGCCATGatcaaataaaaattcagtttgCCTCTACCTTCTGCCTGACTTGCACCACAGCTTTCCAGAAATCCTTGGCTTCAATCCTGTGACAGTCTTCACACATCTGAGACTGAACAACGTACTCCACCACAAACACCTGCTGCAGAACTGCCCCATTTATCAcctgcaaaacaaaatgttcAAGGTTTAGGCTCTGGTTGGGTCACAAATAACTGCAAGACTTTCCCATCTTTACTGGAACAGACAAAAACTTTCTTCATTCTGATGAATGGcacttcagtgaaaaaatataGGCAGGATGAAAtctaaaaataggaaaaataataattaaaaaatcctgctgtttgccataaaagctttttaaaagccACATGGAGAAGGTTGTGCTCCAGTTACCTCTTTCTGAACAGTCAATTTGAGCTTGATCCTCTTGGAATGTGGTTCTGTCCAAATGAATCCTGCATCAATCAGCCGCACCTGCCCGTGGGGAAGGACAAGAGCTCAGTAAAACCAAGCCTAActccacaaacacaaacagtCTGTAGTGAGAAAGTGAATaatctcaattaaaaaaaaaaatatattaatatccCAAATCCAACTAATAGTGCTTAGCTAGAACATGGAGGTTGATTGACATAAAATCAAGATGCTCAGTCTCAGGTCCTTCCTCTAATAATATTCTGAACCTAAGGGATGCTTCTTTCAACTGAAACATGTGAATTTGAGTTAATCTATACACAGACCTCTGCAACCCTTTTTTGTATCATCATAAACCAGTGAGAACAAATATTgcataaataatttctgaaacGTGCAAAAACCTCTGAAATTGAGGTACATTAAAACCACACCAGCTTCCCTCAGTTCACTCTGTTCAGCTCCTATCTCTGCAGTAACAATTTTGCAGACCAGACTGTGAAATCCCAGCAGGATCAGTTCTCACCTTGCTCAGGGAAGCTTTGATTTTCTTCAGACACAAAGCCAGCAGCTCTCTCGATTCCAGGGCACACTGGATCCAGGTTCCTGGGGGCTGGAGGTACCTGGGATGCAGGGAGCATTTTACCTTACATCACTCCAAGGACGAGCAGCTATTTCCAAAGCTTTCAGTTCAGTAACACCAATGCAACTACAActtttagaatcacagaaaatcaTGGCAAAGTGGCTAAGGTGATTGAGTTCATACCCCTAGCACTGCTAAAGCCATCAATAAACCACATCCCCAAATGTCACATTCACAgggcttttaaatccctccagggatggggatttcaccagggccctgggcagctgtgccaggctggacatccctttccatgaaggatttttcccaatatccaaactaacccttccctggctgtcccttgCTGTCAGGATGTTCTGCCAGGCTGGACATCCCTTTCCATGAAggatttttcccaatatccaaacTAActcttccctggctgtcccctcctgtcagggagttgtgcagagccaggttCCCCCTGAGCcgctttttctccaggctgtgccccGCCAGCTTCCCCATACCAAACCTGTGCGCTTTTACCTCCTTAAACCACGAAAATGATACATTCTAAGTACATTTTGCTGCCCTCCCCAGCGATCTCGCGGCTGCTCACCTCTCGCATTGCTTGCAGAAGTGCACCGTGCCCTGCTTGGGGATGCCCTCGGTGATGTCCACCTGGGCCCGCAGGCAGCCCACGCACATGTTGGCCGGGTTGGGCGGGATGGGGACACCGcactggcagcacaggctgggacacggggacagagAGAAGCACAGTTAGTCATGGCCACGGTCATGGCCACCGGGCACCCCGTTCCCCCGCCACCGCTCACATGTGTCCCTgcgccggggccgcgggcgcCGGCAGGTACTCCATGGCTGCGGAACACGCGGCGCTTTCCGGCCGgcagaggaaggggaggagacggcggggctgagcacagcccagccccggggAGGGTGGAGCGAGGGGGACGCGGAGAGGCAGGCGGGAACCGTGAGGGAACGCGGAAAGGACCGTGAGGGAGCCATGGAGAGGCAGGCGGGAACCGTGAGGGGGCTGTGGAGGAGCCCTGATGGAGCCCGGAAAGGACCGTGAGGGGCCATGGAGAGGTGGGGGAAGCGGTGAGGGAGCCGTGAGGGGATCATGACGGAACTGTGAGGGAACGTAGAAAGGACTTTTACGGGGCCATGGAGAGGCGGGCGGCAGCTCTGAGGGAACCGTGAGGGGGCCGTGATGGAGCCGGCATGGAGAAGCGGGAGGGAACCGTGAGGGAGCCATGGAGCAGCCCTGAGTGAGCCCCGAAAGGGCGTGAGGGAGCCGTGGAGCGGGCGGGAACCGTGAGAGACGTACGTTGttaaaattcattaattaagaattaaatgataattttatttacaaGGACCACCCGCACAGTCCGTTCGCTTTGTATTCCATTTGTAATGTACCATAAGCACCCTATGGAAAGGAGGAACCGCCGTGGCAGGGGGTTAGAATTAAATGACCTTTAGGGTCgtttccaacccaaagcattctgtcATTTGATGACTCTGTGACACCGAGGTTTGTTTGTAGATCAGCATTTGTTTCCTGCAGGTTACGCTGGGGAAAAATAAAGCTGAATTGCATCAACACGTTGTGTGGGATTTATTTAATGTGGTAACATCCTGATGGAAATGAAGAGTTCTTTCACTCGAGGACTGAAAATCACAGCCTGTCAAGCTGTCTGCCGTGTTTTTAATTCTTTGGCACATTTTTCTTTGGTGC
Coding sequences within:
- the NMD3 gene encoding 60S ribosomal export protein NMD3; the encoded protein is MEYLPAPAAPAQGHILCCQCGVPIPPNPANMCVGCLRAQVDITEGIPKQGTVHFCKQCERYLQPPGTWIQCALESRELLALCLKKIKASLSKVRLIDAGFIWTEPHSKRIKLKLTVQKEVINGAVLQQVFVVEYVVQSQMCEDCHRIEAKDFWKAVVQVRQKTVHKKTFYYLEQLILKHRLHQNTLRIKEIHDGLDFYYSSKQHAQKMVDFLQCTVPSRSKSSQRLISHDIHSNVYNYKSTFSVEIVPICKDNVVCLSPKLAQSLGNMSQICVCIRVTSTIHLIDPRTLQIAEIDGNTYWRHPFNSLFHPKQLEEFIIMDISRVHEKRKGAGAGARSNKHTLAEAWVRKTSELDTDHQYFCCTHLGHILNPGDLVLGFDLANCNLNDEFANKMNPQHIPDVVLIKKSFDRCKRQRRRNWKLKELERDREASDTDDERQYQDFLEDLEEDETIRKNVNIYRNADIPVESDTDDDGAPRISLAEMLEDLHISQDATGGEGAEMLTE